In a genomic window of Lacrimispora sp. BS-2:
- a CDS encoding AAA family ATPase: MNIKRAKEEIKNTIEAYLLKDAYGAYEIPSVQQRPVFLMGPPGVGKTQIMGQVARECGIGLVAYTITHHTRQSAVGLPFINEKEYGGNTYRVTEYTMSEIVASIYDKIESTGLKEGILFIDEINCVSETLAPTMLQFLQYKTFGNHKIPEGWIIVTAGNPPEYNKSVRDFDVVTLDRIKLIYVEPDFEVWKAYAYEQALHPAVISYLNTRTEYFCRIETTVDGKFFATPRGWEDLSKFIEIYERLGKKVDRDVVGEYIQFLKIAKDFTNYLELYYKYRDDYQIDGILSGIIRESLCNRLKRAPFDEKLNVIGLLLSRLGQSFRAVSDQGDRTGLLMEELKKISPETSGNPEVSMSARLADLRNRWNEDWDRKRKAGLLNRREDYLRRDVEAILLKYEESLQMEETGENESAWSRIQEMFEEEDVRYEALLAEGGKAMEHVFDFMEAAFGDGQEMVVFITELNSGYYSVKFLKEYDCERYYQYNERLLFKDRENEIKARIDSLGK; encoded by the coding sequence ATGAATATTAAACGAGCAAAAGAAGAAATTAAGAATACCATAGAAGCCTATCTGCTAAAGGATGCATACGGCGCTTATGAGATACCGTCGGTCCAGCAAAGACCGGTGTTTCTCATGGGGCCTCCGGGAGTGGGAAAGACCCAGATCATGGGGCAGGTAGCCAGGGAGTGCGGGATCGGACTGGTGGCTTATACCATCACCCACCATACCCGCCAGAGTGCGGTGGGACTTCCCTTTATAAACGAAAAGGAATATGGAGGAAATACTTACCGTGTAACAGAATATACCATGAGCGAGATCGTGGCCTCCATTTACGATAAGATCGAGAGCACCGGTCTTAAGGAAGGGATCCTTTTTATCGATGAGATCAACTGTGTGTCCGAGACCCTTGCGCCGACCATGCTCCAGTTTCTTCAGTATAAGACCTTTGGAAACCACAAGATTCCCGAAGGCTGGATCATTGTGACGGCTGGAAATCCGCCGGAATATAACAAGTCAGTCCGGGATTTTGATGTGGTGACCTTAGACCGGATTAAACTCATCTATGTGGAACCTGATTTTGAGGTATGGAAAGCCTATGCCTATGAGCAGGCCCTGCATCCGGCGGTCATTTCCTATCTGAATACCAGAACCGAATACTTCTGCCGGATCGAAACGACTGTTGATGGAAAGTTTTTCGCCACTCCCAGGGGGTGGGAAGACTTATCAAAATTTATTGAAATTTATGAACGCCTGGGCAAAAAGGTGGACCGGGATGTGGTGGGAGAGTATATCCAGTTCCTTAAGATTGCCAAGGATTTCACAAACTACCTGGAACTATATTATAAGTACCGGGATGATTATCAGATTGATGGGATCTTGTCCGGCATCATTAGGGAGAGCCTGTGCAACAGGCTGAAACGGGCGCCTTTTGATGAGAAGCTGAATGTCATCGGCCTTTTATTGTCCAGGCTGGGTCAAAGCTTCCGCGCTGTGTCCGATCAGGGAGACAGAACCGGCCTTTTAATGGAAGAATTGAAGAAAATAAGCCCGGAAACCAGCGGAAACCCGGAGGTCTCCATGTCAGCCCGTCTTGCAGACTTAAGGAACCGGTGGAATGAGGATTGGGACAGAAAAAGAAAAGCCGGACTCTTAAATAGAAGAGAAGATTATTTGCGCCGGGATGTGGAAGCCATTCTCCTTAAGTATGAGGAAAGCCTTCAAATGGAAGAAACCGGAGAGAATGAGTCAGCCTGGAGCCGGATACAAGAGATGTTTGAGGAAGAAGACGTCAGGTATGAGGCGCTTTTGGCAGAGGGAGGAAAAGCCATGGAACACGTATTTGATTTCATGGAAGCTGCCTTTGGAGACGGACAGGAAATGGTGGTATTTATAACGGAACTAAATTCCGGGTATTATAGCGTTAAATTTTTAAAAGAGTACGATTGTGAACGATATTATCAATATAATGAGCGTCTTTTATTCAAGGATCGGGAGAATGAAATAAAGGCCAGGATCGATAGTTTGGGAAAATAA
- a CDS encoding leucine-rich repeat protein, with protein sequence MFLYQITDDHVRILGCRGYDGSIRIPENIGGLPVTELAAYAFSDGWGKKEMLSLAGKEIRLCDEEGNPIEIEEKDIPPEISCERLKDIYLPDTIGKIGNYAFYNCYELRQVECFSSIFDVGSGLFTGCTGIRFLDIHMIDGERSCMKELLAELRQELYVNYYSSKGNARLVFPEMFEESVEHTPARIILREMHGCGHMYRYCFDKTEFQFHKYDALFPHILVQEPERVTAALVLGRLYTPLELLERDREVYEAYLMEHFIGAAGLALKEKDPALFLWLAMQYGHKQEDFDEMVDMAAGADKPELLSVLMNLRRQRFTAGKRKFSLT encoded by the coding sequence ATGTTTTTATATCAGATTACAGATGACCATGTACGGATTCTGGGTTGCCGGGGATATGACGGTTCCATACGGATCCCTGAGAATATCGGGGGTTTGCCGGTGACGGAGCTGGCTGCCTATGCATTTTCTGACGGCTGGGGGAAAAAAGAGATGCTTTCATTGGCAGGAAAAGAGATACGCCTGTGCGATGAAGAGGGCAACCCAATTGAAATAGAAGAAAAGGATATTCCGCCGGAGATAAGCTGTGAAAGGCTGAAAGATATATATTTACCGGATACGATTGGAAAAATAGGAAACTATGCATTCTATAACTGCTATGAGTTAAGACAAGTGGAATGCTTCAGTTCCATTTTTGATGTAGGTTCAGGACTTTTTACCGGCTGTACGGGAATCCGGTTTTTGGATATCCATATGATTGATGGAGAACGCTCCTGCATGAAAGAACTGCTGGCGGAATTGCGGCAGGAGCTTTATGTAAACTATTATAGCAGTAAGGGGAATGCAAGGCTGGTTTTTCCTGAAATGTTTGAGGAGTCTGTGGAGCATACGCCAGCTAGAATCATCCTCAGGGAAATGCATGGCTGCGGGCATATGTACCGTTACTGCTTTGACAAGACGGAGTTTCAGTTTCATAAATACGACGCCCTGTTTCCTCACATCCTGGTGCAGGAGCCGGAGCGGGTGACCGCAGCCCTGGTTCTGGGGAGGCTTTATACTCCTTTGGAACTTCTTGAAAGGGACAGGGAGGTGTACGAGGCTTACCTGATGGAGCACTTTATAGGAGCGGCGGGACTGGCGCTTAAGGAAAAGGACCCGGCCCTTTTCCTCTGGCTTGCTATGCAGTATGGACATAAGCAGGAGGACTTCGACGAAATGGTCGATATGGCAGCAGGTGCAGACAAGCCTGAGCTTTTAAGTGTCCTTATGAATCTCCGCCGCCAGCGCTTTACGGCAGGGAAACGGAAATTTTCCCTGACATAA
- a CDS encoding nitroreductase family protein, translated as MLKELVLKCRTCRRFYEDETVSTKDLRELVDLARLTPSTANSQALKFRLCNTPEENARVFDTLSWAGALPDWDGPEKGERPSAYIIILCDLSLGKNKLYDDGITAQTIMLGAAEKGYGGCIFGTVRRNDLADALSIDPSRYSLDLVLALGKPKEQVVIVPVKEDGDTHYYRDENQVHYVPKRALDDIII; from the coding sequence ATGTTAAAAGAACTGGTTTTAAAATGCCGTACCTGCCGTCGGTTTTATGAGGATGAAACAGTTTCCACGAAAGACTTGAGGGAGCTGGTGGATTTAGCCAGACTCACCCCCTCAACAGCCAATTCCCAGGCGTTAAAGTTCCGGCTGTGCAACACTCCGGAAGAAAATGCCAGGGTGTTCGATACCCTTAGCTGGGCCGGCGCTCTGCCGGACTGGGACGGCCCTGAAAAGGGGGAACGTCCATCTGCCTACATCATCATTCTATGCGACTTGTCCCTTGGGAAAAATAAGCTGTATGATGATGGAATCACTGCCCAGACCATCATGCTTGGAGCAGCGGAAAAGGGATATGGCGGATGTATATTTGGGACGGTACGGAGAAATGATCTGGCAGACGCTCTTTCCATCGACCCTTCCCGGTACTCCTTAGACTTAGTCCTTGCCCTTGGAAAGCCCAAAGAACAGGTGGTCATTGTCCCGGTTAAAGAAGACGGAGATACCCATTATTACCGGGATGAAAATCAGGTGCATTATGTTCCCAAAAGAGCCCTTGATGATATCATCATTTAG
- a CDS encoding zinc ribbon domain-containing protein, with amino-acid sequence MFFICGMSQGKKILDYTKTVICGLCGGYGRYQVFMTYSYFSIFFIPIIKWGRRYYVQMSCCNTIYQLDPEKGKRLSHRESVDISEQDLTLVQSGHRASDWKRKQCSHCGYETTEDFEYCPKCGQRF; translated from the coding sequence ATGTTCTTTATATGCGGAATGAGCCAGGGAAAGAAAATACTTGATTACACCAAAACAGTGATCTGCGGCCTGTGCGGAGGCTACGGCAGATATCAGGTGTTTATGACTTACAGTTATTTCAGTATTTTTTTCATTCCCATCATAAAATGGGGCAGACGCTATTACGTCCAGATGTCCTGCTGTAATACTATTTACCAGCTGGATCCGGAAAAGGGGAAAAGACTGAGCCATAGGGAATCCGTGGATATTAGCGAGCAGGATTTAACTCTGGTGCAGTCAGGTCACAGGGCCTCAGACTGGAAACGGAAGCAATGCTCTCACTGCGGTTATGAAACCACAGAGGACTTTGAGTACTGCCCCAAATGCGGACAGCGGTTTTAA
- a CDS encoding VWA-like domain-containing protein, translated as MIDPVRQRQLDELAEVELGHEILTNARNELYLSFRYLDVALSSFEFEADWTGRGVGTDGFVIYYQPEYLFSIYKRSRALVNRAYLHMLFHCLFCHLNGKGEREKEYWDLACDITIESILDGFYVRPVYRHQTPYRREVYGRLEEKRKVFTAEGIYKELQDMNLTAEQYGRMAAEFYVDNHDRWEDEAPPGFQMERQNKWQNIRETMQTEMESFGEKNEDSSKNLLEQVRIENREKYDYKQFLRKFAVLREEAEIDPDSFDPVFYTYGMSLYRNMPLIEPLETKEVYKIEDFVIVIDTSMSVSGDLVRHFLQETYGVLGESESYFRKINIHIIQCDEEIRSDVTITSREEMEDYMENFSLSGFGGTDFRPAFEYVNGLLSKGAFKKLRGLLYFTDGKGIYPVKMPPYDTAFVFMEDQYEDISVPGWAMKVILTEEDLKVT; from the coding sequence ATGATCGATCCGGTGAGACAAAGGCAGCTTGATGAGCTGGCCGAGGTAGAACTGGGCCATGAGATCCTGACCAATGCCCGCAACGAGCTTTATTTAAGCTTCCGGTATCTGGATGTGGCCTTAAGCAGCTTTGAATTTGAGGCTGACTGGACAGGCCGGGGCGTGGGGACAGACGGGTTTGTGATCTATTATCAGCCGGAGTACTTGTTTTCCATATATAAAAGAAGCCGGGCTCTGGTGAACAGGGCCTATCTGCATATGCTTTTCCACTGCCTGTTCTGCCATTTGAATGGAAAAGGGGAACGGGAAAAAGAATACTGGGATCTGGCATGTGATATCACCATTGAATCCATATTAGATGGTTTTTATGTAAGACCCGTTTACCGGCACCAGACTCCTTACCGAAGGGAGGTATATGGCAGGCTGGAAGAAAAGCGTAAGGTATTTACGGCTGAAGGGATTTATAAAGAGCTTCAGGATATGAATCTGACCGCAGAACAATATGGACGAATGGCGGCAGAATTTTATGTGGACAACCATGACCGTTGGGAAGATGAGGCTCCTCCGGGATTTCAGATGGAGCGCCAGAATAAATGGCAGAACATCAGGGAAACGATGCAGACGGAAATGGAGTCCTTTGGAGAGAAGAATGAGGATTCGTCAAAAAACCTTCTGGAACAGGTGAGGATAGAAAACCGGGAAAAATATGATTACAAGCAATTTTTAAGAAAGTTTGCGGTGTTAAGGGAGGAGGCCGAAATTGACCCGGATTCCTTTGATCCTGTGTTTTATACTTACGGCATGTCTCTTTACAGGAATATGCCGCTTATTGAGCCTCTGGAAACAAAGGAAGTTTATAAAATTGAGGACTTTGTGATCGTGATCGATACATCCATGTCCGTATCCGGAGATCTGGTGCGGCATTTCCTTCAGGAAACCTATGGTGTCCTTGGGGAATCAGAAAGCTATTTCCGTAAGATCAATATCCATATCATCCAGTGTGACGAGGAGATCCGATCTGATGTGACCATCACAAGCAGGGAGGAGATGGAAGATTACATGGAGAATTTCTCATTATCCGGATTTGGAGGAACAGATTTCCGGCCGGCTTTCGAATATGTGAACGGTCTTTTGAGCAAAGGAGCTTTTAAGAAGCTCCGGGGTCTTTTGTATTTTACCGACGGAAAAGGAATATATCCGGTGAAAATGCCGCCCTATGATACGGCTTTTGTCTTTATGGAGGACCAGTATGAGGATATTTCCGTACCGGGCTGGGCGATGAAGGTGATCCTGACAGAAGAGGATCTGAAAGTTACATGA
- a CDS encoding MmcQ/YjbR family DNA-binding protein: MNTKGELIAYCLSYPDVYEDYPFRDHQWAVIRHRKNKKVFAWIYERDGLVCINLKCDPEWVEFWRNAFSGVLPGYHLNKKYWNTVLLDGSVPEEDIRRLIGESFDLTI; this comes from the coding sequence ATGAATACCAAAGGGGAACTGATTGCTTATTGCCTAAGCTATCCTGATGTTTACGAAGACTATCCCTTTCGTGACCATCAGTGGGCGGTTATCCGGCACAGAAAAAACAAAAAGGTATTTGCCTGGATCTATGAACGGGATGGACTGGTCTGCATTAATTTAAAATGTGATCCTGAGTGGGTGGAATTTTGGAGAAATGCATTTTCCGGCGTGCTTCCAGGGTACCATTTAAACAAAAAATATTGGAACACAGTCCTTCTTGACGGATCCGTACCGGAAGAAGACATCAGGAGGCTGATTGGGGAAAGCTTTGATCTGACCATCTGA
- a CDS encoding glycosyl hydrolase family 18 protein, which produces MKIYVVKRGDSVDTIAESQGIPVQSLIFDNQIGYPYRLAVGQALYIRDDSPSEERTPLYVFGYAYPIISPDNLENTLPFLTDLYVFSYGFTMEGDLVPPMSPDDWMIERAWQLGVRPILTLTPLGPDGHFNNNLVSAVVHNMEVQQRLIWNLGLTMLEKGFGGMDFDFEYIMADDREAYADLVRRTTQIMNQFGYQVTVALAPKTSATQPGLLYEGIDYALLGEAANRVFLMTYEWGYTFGPPMAVAPINMVRRVVEYAVTAIPREKISLGIPNYGYDWPLPYERGVTRARTINNLEAVQIAIDHGVEIQFDEVAMSPYFRYWQYGVQHEVWFEDVRSYKAKFDLIKEFGLTGAGYWQLMQFFRANWLLLEQMFDIKRIGE; this is translated from the coding sequence ATGAAAATATATGTGGTAAAGCGGGGAGACAGCGTGGACACCATTGCCGAATCCCAGGGCATTCCGGTACAAAGCCTTATATTTGATAACCAGATTGGTTATCCATACCGCCTGGCTGTAGGCCAGGCACTTTATATCAGGGATGACAGCCCTTCGGAAGAAAGGACTCCTCTTTATGTGTTCGGTTATGCATACCCGATCATCAGTCCGGATAATCTGGAGAACACCCTTCCATTTCTGACCGATCTATATGTCTTCTCTTATGGATTTACCATGGAGGGTGATCTGGTTCCCCCCATGAGCCCGGATGACTGGATGATTGAAAGGGCCTGGCAGCTTGGCGTGCGTCCGATTTTGACCCTTACTCCTCTCGGTCCTGACGGGCACTTTAACAACAATCTGGTCTCTGCGGTTGTACATAATATGGAGGTACAGCAGCGGCTGATCTGGAATCTGGGGCTTACAATGCTGGAAAAGGGATTCGGAGGCATGGATTTTGACTTTGAATACATTATGGCGGATGACCGGGAAGCCTATGCGGACCTTGTGAGGCGGACCACCCAGATCATGAACCAGTTCGGCTATCAGGTTACGGTTGCCCTGGCTCCCAAGACATCGGCAACACAGCCAGGGCTTTTGTATGAGGGGATTGATTATGCGCTTTTGGGCGAAGCGGCTAACCGGGTTTTTTTGATGACTTATGAATGGGGATATACATTCGGTCCCCCAATGGCCGTTGCCCCCATCAACATGGTCAGAAGAGTGGTAGAATATGCCGTGACAGCGATCCCCAGGGAGAAAATCAGCCTTGGAATCCCCAATTACGGGTATGACTGGCCGCTGCCCTATGAGCGGGGGGTGACAAGGGCAAGGACCATAAACAACTTGGAGGCGGTCCAGATTGCCATTGATCATGGTGTGGAGATCCAGTTTGACGAGGTTGCCATGTCCCCATATTTCCGTTATTGGCAGTATGGAGTCCAGCATGAGGTGTGGTTTGAGGATGTGAGAAGCTATAAGGCCAAGTTTGACTTAATCAAAGAGTTCGGCCTGACCGGGGCAGGGTATTGGCAGCTCATGCAGTTTTTCCGGGCAAACTGGCTATTGCTGGAGCAGATGTTTGATATTAAAAGGATTGGAGAATGA
- a CDS encoding DUF378 domain-containing protein: MGNKALSYTALTIAIIGAVNWGLVGFFNFNLVSFIFGSMTWITRIVYALVGICGLYLLTFFGRSEAGAEDSR, from the coding sequence ATGGGAAATAAAGCATTGAGTTATACAGCTCTGACCATAGCCATTATCGGCGCGGTTAACTGGGGGCTGGTAGGTTTCTTTAACTTCAACCTGGTGTCATTTATTTTCGGCAGCATGACATGGATTACAAGAATCGTGTATGCTCTGGTAGGAATTTGCGGGTTGTACCTGCTTACCTTTTTTGGCCGTTCAGAAGCAGGCGCAGAGGATAGCAGATAA